One window of the Trifolium pratense cultivar HEN17-A07 linkage group LG2, ARS_RC_1.1, whole genome shotgun sequence genome contains the following:
- the LOC123903780 gene encoding probable mannitol dehydrogenase: MKRKYLLLGGQRETPQEFSLPFHFSRRVNGDFDITMKILYCGICHGDIHFAKNELGSHSIYPMVPGHEIVGEVIKIGPNVKKFKIGDIAGVGPICGTCSNCSKGWESYCPKTIATYNGHDYDGSITYGGYSNKIVVNENYAIIIPKGLPLESAAPLVCAGLTVYSPMMHHGLCQSGQHLGIVGLGGLGHVAVKFAKAFNMKVTVISTSPGKKEEALERLGADSFLLISDQ, translated from the exons ATGAAAAGGAAGTACCTGCTTTTGGGTGGGCAGCGAGAGACTCCTCAGGAATTCTCTCTCCCCTTCCACTTCTCTAGAAG GGTAAACGGAGATTTTGATATCACCATGAAGATACTCTATTGTGGGATTTGTCATGGAGACATTCATTTTGCCAAGAACGAGTTAGGCAGTCATAGCATCTATCCCATGGTTCCCGG ACACGAGATAGTGGGTGAAGTGATAAAAATCGGTCCAAAtgtcaaaaaattcaaaattggtGACATAGCAGGAGTGGGTCCAATATGTGGGACATGTTCCAATTGCTCCAAGGGTTGGGAGAGTTACTGCCCCAAAACAATTGCAACATACAATGGACATGACTATGATGGATCAATAACCTATGGAGGATACTCAAATAAAATAGTTGTTAATGAAAATTATGCTATTATAATTCCAAAAGGGTTACCACTAGAAAGTGCAGCTCCATTGGTATGTGCTGGATTAACAGTTTATAGCCCAATGATGCATCATGGATTGTGTCAAAGTGGACAACATTTGGGTATTGTTGGATTAGGTGGACTTGGTCATGTTGCTGTTAAGTTTGCCAAGGCTTTTAACATGAAAGTTACTGTCATAAGTACTTCTCCTGGAAAGAAAGAGGAAGCTTTGGAAAGACTTGGTGCTGATTCTTTCTTGCTTATCAGTGATCAATAA
- the LOC123903782 gene encoding dof zinc finger protein DOF5.7 gives MSPDETKTSKSPKDKDNNQQGSGGGGGKKTCSSSSTSTTKPPHEQNMKCPRCDSPNTKFCYYNNYSLTQPRHFCKTCRRYWTKGGALRNVPIGGGCRKNKKMRPSSSSSRFSCDNSKDSASSSELVGGLKFLHSLSSPSMDFHLGTGLPFPRLQLQHQQNHHNLSPIFNQFSSFGETSSAMNHNNYPASSNSIAGSAMNFPFSVGNNNNYNGAIQGMSSMNIHSNVASSIESLSSMNQDLHWKLQQQRLSMLFGGGENQQKENNQTEKPLQPILFQNLEVTKQQDGGNFSVGNSRRESINGGDTPTEWFFGNSYGSVAATPTASGGGGGGGHDSGSNWNGGGGGGVHGWSDVQQQYSALP, from the coding sequence atgtcACCTGATGAAACAAAAACCTCAAAATCTCCAAAAGACAAAGACAACAACCAACAAGGttctggtggtggtggtggtaagaaaacatgttcatcatcttcaacttcaacaacaaaaccaCCACATGAACAAAACATGAAGTGTCCAAGATGTGATTCACCAAACACAAAATTCTGCTACTACAACAACTATAGCTTAACACAACCAAGACATTTCTGCAAAACATGTAGAAGATATTGGACTAAAGGTGGAGCTTTACGCAACGTTCCGATCGGCGGCGGATGtagaaaaaacaagaaaatgagaccatcatcatcatcatcaagatTCTCTTGTGATAATTCAAAAGACTCTGCTTCTTCTTCAGAGCTTGTTGGTGGTTTAAAATTTCTTCATTCTCTTTCTTCTCCTTCCATGGATTTTCATCTTGGTACTGGTTTACCTTTTCCAAGGCTTCAACttcaacatcaacaaaatcatcataatcTTTCTCCAATATTTAACCAGTTTTCATCTTTTGGAGAAACTTCTTCTGCTATGAATCATAATAATTACCCTGCTTCTTCAAATTCTATTGCTGGTTCTGCTATGAATTTTCCTTTTTCAGttggaaataataataattataatggtGCAATTCAAGGGATGAGCTCAATGAATATTCATAGTAACGTTGCTTCTTCTATTGAATCATTGAGTTCTATGAACCAAGACTTGCACTGGAAGCTACAGCAACAGAGATTATCTATGCTGTTTGGTGGTGGAGAAAATCAGCAGAAAGAAAATAATCAGACAGAGAAACCATTGCAACCTATTTTGTTTCAGAATCTTGAGGTTACAAAGCAGCAAGATGGTGGAAATTTTTCTGTTGGAAATTCAAGAAGAGAAAGTATAAATGGTGGAGATACACCAACTGAGTGGTTTTTTGGTAATTCTTATGGTTCTGTTGCTGCTACACCAACTGCTAGTGgcggcggtggtggtggtggacaTGATAGTGGAAGCAACTggaatggtggtggtggtggcggtgTTCATGGTTGGAGTGATGTGCAGCAGCAATATAGTGCTTTGCCCTAG